A portion of the Cervus elaphus chromosome X, mCerEla1.1, whole genome shotgun sequence genome contains these proteins:
- the LOC122690084 gene encoding allergen Bos d 2-like gives MKIVWPSLVLVLVCAAQETPVEIDPSKVRGDWRTIYLAADNKEKIVEGGPLRCLYRQIECIDGCEYLSLTFYVKLDGTCQLFHEVAKRQEGDVYIIEFAGTNVLRLIHASDHMLVTYIENYDGEKITRITKGVAKGDSYTQEEFQKYQELNSERGIPNENIENGIKTDNCPA, from the exons ATGAAGATTGTGTGGCCGAGTCTTGTCCTTGTCCTGGTTTGTGCTGCCCAGGAAACTCCAGTTGAGATAGACCCCTCAAAG GTCAGAGGAGACTGGCGCACCATTTACTTAGCTGCGGATAACAAGGAGAAGATTGTGGAAGGGGGCCCACTGAGGTGTCTCTATCGTCAGATTGAATGTATTGATGGCTGCGAATACCTCTCCCTTACATTTTATGTCAA GCTTGACGGGACATGCCAGTTGTTCCATGAAGTGGCAAAGAGGCAAGAAGGAGATGTTTACATCATCGAAT TCGCAGGTACAAATGTTTTGCGACTGATTCATGCATCAGACCACATGCTGGTAACTTACATTGAAAACTATGATGGAGAGAAGATCACAAGAATAACTAAAGGCGTCG CCAAAGGAGACAGTTACACTCAAGAAGAATTTCAGAAGTATCAGGAACTGAACAGTGAAAGGGGGATCCcaaatgaaaatatagaaaatggcATCAAAACAG ACAACTGTCCTGCATAA